A single Melopsittacus undulatus isolate bMelUnd1 chromosome 11, bMelUnd1.mat.Z, whole genome shotgun sequence DNA region contains:
- the B3GALT9 gene encoding beta-1,3-galactosyltransferase 9: MQLTLCRLRTHQWCFILFNVLLFHVLLFGADLLEEYFLRSLPLSYTDAKTLEIRERARQLNTEPLKANLSYISHSPATCSDQEVFLLILVFSSPENRTRRNVIRQTWGNVTDTRGYTVLTLFALGKPASVTTQLEIDEESQEHRDIIEGSFIDSPGTQTQKMLMSVEWTVTSCSHAQYILKADEDMFVGVPSLAEYLLSLTQLEDIYIGRVIHQGVPNRDPASPGFVPILQYPEELYPDYCEGSAFIMSQDVARKVFVASKEVAGSVPPDVFVGICAKKAGITPIHSSRFSGQKHISYNRCCYKFIFTSSNMEEDELFKDWKETSDGKDCSLLETYYSLVSCKVLTYIDKFKQFNLDGIKNEVLHFVN; this comes from the exons ATGCAG ctgaCACTCTGCAGGCTACGGACTCACCAGTGGTGCTTCATTCTCTTCAATGTCCTGCTTTTCCACGTGCTGCTTTTTGGAGCAGACTTACTGGAGGAATACTTCCTGCGGTCATTGCCTCTTTCTTACACCGATGCAAAGACTCTTGAAATCAGGGAGCGGGCCAGGCAGCTCAATACGGAGCCTCTGAAGGCAAACCTCTCTTACATCAGCCACAGCCCAGCGACGTGCTCCGATCAAGAGGTATTTCTGCTCATTCTTGTCTTCAGCAGCCCAGAGAACAGGACGAGACGCAACGTGATCAGGCAGACATGGGGCAATGTGACAGACACCAGAGGTTACACTGTCCTCACGCTGTTTGCTTTAGGAAAGCCTGCTTCAGTAACCACCCAGCTGGAGATCGATGAGGAGTCTCAAGAGCACAGAGACATTATTGAAGGCAGTTTCATTGATTCTCCTGGGACACAGACACAGAAGATGTTGATGAGCGTGGAGTGGACAGTGACTTCCTGCTCCCATGCACAGTATATCCTTAAAGCAGATGAAGACATGTTTGTTGGTGTTCCCAGTCTGGCTGAATACTTGCTTAGTTTAACACAACTCGAGGACATCTACATTGGAAGGGTCATTCATCAAGGAGTGCCCAACAGAGACCCTGCTAGCCCTGGCTTTGTTCCCATCCTTCAATACCCAGAGGAGCTTTACCCAGATTACTGTGAAGGGAGCGCCTTCATCATGTCACAGGATGTCGCTCGCAAGGTGTTTGTGGCCTCCAAGGAGGTGGCAGGGTCAGTGCCCCCCGATGTCTTTGTTGGGATCTGTGCTAAGAAAGCTGGCATCACTCCCATTCACAGCTCCCGGTTTTCTGGGCAGAAACACATCAGCTACAATCGATGCTGCTACAAATTCATTTTCACCTCTTCCAACATGGAAGAGGACGAGTTATTTAAAGACTGGAAGGAAACAAGCGATGGGAAAGATTGCTCTTTACTGGAAACTTACTACAGTCTGGTGTCCTGCAAGGTTTTGACCTATATTGACAAGTTCAAACAGTTTAACTTGGATGGAATAAAAAATGAGGTGCTTCATTTTGTCAATTAA